Within the Terriglobales bacterium genome, the region TGAAGAAGCGCTGCGGCGCGGTATAGCCATCGATCTTGGGTGGCTCTTTCACTCCCAGCAGATCCATCAGCGCCATGTAAGCCAGCAGCGCCCCGCCGTTGTCGGCAGTGTTCTCGCCCAGGGTGAGCTTGCCGTTGAGGTGCTCGCCTTCGATGGGGCTGAAGGAGCCGTACTCATCCACGATGCACGAGGCCCGCTGCTCGAAAGCCTTGGCGTCCTCCGGGGTCCACCAGTCGTTGAGGTTGCCGTTGCCGTCGAACTTGCGGCCCTGGTCGTCGAAGCCGTGGGTGAGTTCATGCCCGACCACCAGCCCCATGGCGCCCATGTTCACGGCATCGTCGATGTTGTTGTCGTAAAAGGGTGGTTGCAAGATGCCGGCGGGGAAGTTGATGTCGTTATGCTGCGAGCTGTAGTAGGCATTGACCGTGGGCGGCGACATGCCCCATTCCTTCTTGTCCACGGGCTGGCCGATCTTGTTCAAGTCGCGGCGGGATTCGAAGATGCGGCCGCGCTCGATGTTGCCCACGAAGTCTCCGCGCTTGACGTCGTATTTGGAGTAATCGCGCCATTGGTCGGGATAACCGATCTTGTTGGTGATGTCGTGGAGCTTCTCGAAGGCGCGCTTCTTGGTGGCTTCGGTCATCCAGTCCAGGCCCTCGAGGTCCTTGCTCATGACACGCTCGATGGCCTCGACCATCTTGAGGGTGCGGGCCTTGCCCTCGGCGCCGAAGGTGCGGTCCACGTAGGGCTGGCCGAGGGCCTCGCCCAGGTCGCGGTCGGTGTAATCCACGCAGCGCTTCCAGCGGGGCAGGATCTTCTCGGTCCCGCGCAGGGTCTTGCCGTTGAAGTCGAAGTCCTCGTCAACGAAGGGCGTGGAGAGGTACTTGGCCATCTGATTGACCAGCTTCCAGCGCAGATAGGTGCGCCAAGACTCCATGGCTTCGGACTGCAATAACCCTCCTACCGCTTTCAGGAAGTCGGGATTCCCCACGTTCATACGCTCGAAGCGGGGAGCATCGAGGCCAGTCAAGTAAGTCTGCCAGTCAAAACCCGGAGCCAGGGCGGTCATCTGCTCGCGGCTCATGGGATGCCAGCGGTTGTTGGGATCGCGGCGAGCGGTGCGGTCGAGCGAGGCCTTGGCCAGAGCGGTCTCCAGAGCGAGGACGCTTTTTGCCCCGGCGGCAGCCGCATCGGGCTTGTCGCCGACCATCTCCAGCATCTTCTGGACGTGGGCGACGTACTTGTCGCGGATGTCCTTCGACTTCGGGTCTTCCTTGAGGTAGTAATCCCGGTCGGGGAGGGAGAGGCCGGCCTGGTCTACGGCGGCGATCTGCTGGCGGGCGTCCTTGTAATCGATGGTCGAGCCGAAGCCGAAGAGGGCATTGTTGTCGATGAGGTGAAGATGGACGAGCTCGGTGGCGATGTCCTTCTTGTCCTTCATGGCGGCGATGCGCTTGAGCTCGGCTTCGATGGGCCTGGCACCGGCCGCGTCGGCGGATCTTTCATCCATGCAGGAAGAGTAGTAATCGCCGATCTTCTGGCTCACGGCGCTGCGCTTGGGATCGGGCTTGGCGGCCTCCTCCAGGATCTGGCGCAGGATCTCCTGGTTGCGGTCGTGGAGCACGGAGAAATTGCCCCAAGAGGGATACTCGGGCGGGATGGGGTGGAGTTTCATCCAGTTGCCGCAGGCATACTGGTAGAAATCGACGCAAGGGTCGGCGGCCTTGTCGATGGCGTCGAGATCGAAGGAGTGCGCCTTGGTGGCGGCCGGCGGGGGAGCGGACTCCCTGGGGGCCTGGGTGAAGGCGAAAGTCGCCAGAAAGAGGAGTACGGCGAGAACCTTGCAAGAGCGCATGGCACAGCCTCGAATCTGCGTGAATGCGAACCGAGAAGTCTAATCATCTGGACGGGTGGGGGCAAGCGGGGTGAGCGCCCACCGACGCCAAAAGCGGGCCTGGGTGGGGCCCCCCGCGGATCAGAACATCTTGAAGCGGATGGTCAGGTATTTCTTCGGGTTCTCGCGGATGGCCTGCACCAGCTTGCGGGTCTCCAGCAGCATCTGGTCGGCGTTGGTGTAGAGCGAGGGGTCGTGGAACAGCTTGCCCACGGTGCCCTCGCCGGCGTCCATGCGGGCGAGCAGCGAATTCAGCTTGGTGACGGTGTCATCAAGCTTGCGGGCGAACTCCTCGTCGTGGGTGAACTTGCCCAGGGCGCCCTTGCCGGCATTGACGTCGGCCATCAGCTGGTTGGCCTTGGCGATGGTGGAGTGGGCCTCGTTGTACAGGGAGGGGTCCTTGATCAACTTGCCGATCGTGCCCTTGCCAGTGTTGATCTCGTCCACCATGCGGTCGACCTTGGTGATGGAGGCGTTGAGTTTGTCGTAAAGCTCCTGGTCGTTGATCAGCTTGCCGATGCTGCCCTTGCCGGAGCTGATCTGGTTGACGACGCGCTGCACCTCGGACAGGGTCTCGCTGAGCCGGTTGTAGAGCTCAGGATCGTTGATGGCCTTGCCCACCGAACCCCGGCCGCTCTCAATCGTGCTCAAGATGCGGTCCAGGCGCTTGACCAGCACATCGATGTTCTGCAACGTGCCCTGGCTGGCGCGCACCATGTCCTGGATGTCGGGACGGGTCTGGGTGGGGAGTTCGTCGTGGTTCTCCGCCGGAGAGAGTTTGGCGTTCTTGCTGCTGATGTCCACGAAGGTCTCGCCGAGGACGCCGGCGGTGGCCAGCACGGCCTGCGAGTCTTTGAGCACCTGTTTCTTGTACTTGGCGCTGATCTTGAGGACGACCTCGACCGGGGTCAGCTTGCGGTCCACCACGCGGATGGCGGTCACGTTGCCGATGTCCACGCCCTCCAGGCGCACGGGGGCGCCGACCCGCAGTCCTTCGGCGTTCTCGAAGTAGGTGCGCAGCCGGATCTTGGAGGTGAAGAAGCCGACTTCGCCCGTCATG harbors:
- a CDS encoding MlaD family protein is translated as MPSQQQVRWSQLRVGVTVIVATVILAVLIFLMTGEVGFFTSKIRLRTYFENAEGLRVGAPVRLEGVDIGNVTAIRVVDRKLTPVEVVLKISAKYKKQVLKDSQAVLATAGVLGETFVDISSKNAKLSPAENHDELPTQTRPDIQDMVRASQGTLQNIDVLVKRLDRILSTIESGRGSVGKAINDPELYNRLSETLSEVQRVVNQISSGKGSIGKLINDQELYDKLNASITKVDRMVDEINTGKGTIGKLIKDPSLYNEAHSTIAKANQLMADVNAGKGALGKFTHDEEFARKLDDTVTKLNSLLARMDAGEGTVGKLFHDPSLYTNADQMLLETRKLVQAIRENPKKYLTIRFKMF
- a CDS encoding M13 family metallopeptidase, whose amino-acid sequence is MRSCKVLAVLLFLATFAFTQAPRESAPPPAATKAHSFDLDAIDKAADPCVDFYQYACGNWMKLHPIPPEYPSWGNFSVLHDRNQEILRQILEEAAKPDPKRSAVSQKIGDYYSSCMDERSADAAGARPIEAELKRIAAMKDKKDIATELVHLHLIDNNALFGFGSTIDYKDARQQIAAVDQAGLSLPDRDYYLKEDPKSKDIRDKYVAHVQKMLEMVGDKPDAAAAGAKSVLALETALAKASLDRTARRDPNNRWHPMSREQMTALAPGFDWQTYLTGLDAPRFERMNVGNPDFLKAVGGLLQSEAMESWRTYLRWKLVNQMAKYLSTPFVDEDFDFNGKTLRGTEKILPRWKRCVDYTDRDLGEALGQPYVDRTFGAEGKARTLKMVEAIERVMSKDLEGLDWMTEATKKRAFEKLHDITNKIGYPDQWRDYSKYDVKRGDFVGNIERGRIFESRRDLNKIGQPVDKKEWGMSPPTVNAYYSSQHNDINFPAGILQPPFYDNNIDDAVNMGAMGLVVGHELTHGFDDQGRKFDGNGNLNDWWTPEDAKAFEQRASCIVDEYGSFSPIEGEHLNGKLTLGENTADNGGALLAYMALMDLLGVKEPPKIDGYTAPQRFFIGYGQVWCQNVRPEYARMLVKVDPHSPGRFRVNGVVQNMPQFQKAFGCKAGQPMVRQNACRVW